The window AGAAACTTCCTTTGCTTGTAGAGGCATCTCAGAGAGAGTATGGCTCCCTTGAGCTCAACGATATAGATATTGACACCGATATAAATCTGGAGGAGCTTAGGAGAAAAACAGGAGAAAGGGATATAGGATTCATAAGGGTTGAAAATCTCGATGGACCTATAAGAGTTCTAAGTGGTGAGCCGTACTGTATTGGAGGATGCCAAGGTATTATGCTGGACTGGCTTTATATGTTGAAGGATAGAGCACCATCCACATTTAACAAAAAGAGGGACTTAACAGTTGTGATTGGAGAATATAATGGGGATGTTTCTTCAAAAAGGATTATATTGCTGGGTGACTGCACTAAGGTAAATGGAAGGATTGAGGCAAAGAGGATTTCAAGAATAAAAGGTTGCCCAGTAAGACACAAGGATCTCATTCTTCATTTCTTTCTAAAGACCTTCATTAGAGCACCACTCATGCGTTTGGATCTCCTTATAGATGCTTATCCATTCCTTTGGTTGAGTCATTTAAAGGGATGGGTAAGAGAAAGAATCGAGCATTAAGAAGGACAATGAAATAAAATGAGAGAGAAGAGTATTTTGGAATATTTTAAAATCCAGGAGAAATATCTTCTATGTATTTTATAGCATTGTGAGCAGCAGTGGCGCCGTCTCCAACTGATACTGCAACCTGTTGAAATGCGCCTGCTCTTACATCTCCTGCTACAAATATGCCAGGCTCTGAGGTTTGTAAATTATTGTCAGTGATAATGTACCCATAATCATCGGTCTTAACTATGTCTTTTATAAATTCAGAGTTGGGCAATAATCCAACATATATAAAAACCCCATGAGCATTTATCTCTTTTATCTTGTTTGTGTTTCTTTCTCTTATCTTTACTGATTCAATTTTTCCTCTTCCATTTATTTCTAAAAGTTCATGATTGAGAAAGATTTCTACGTTATTTTTTTCCATTATTCTTTCCTGAAGAATTTTTTCAGCGGTCATCTGGGGCAAGAATTCCACAAAGGTTATTTTTTTAACGAATTTCAATAAAAATAAGCCTTCTTGGATTCCTGAATTTCCACATCCTACCACCACAATCTCTTTGTCTTTGTAAAAAGGCCCGTCACATACAGCACAATAGGAAACGCCTTTCCCTGTAAATTCTTTCTCTCCATGGATCCCTAATTTTTTATGTCTTGTTCCTGTAGCAACGATTACTGCCTTTCCTAAATATTCTCCATCATTTCCAATAACTTTCCAGTAAAAATTATTTTTTTCTATTTTTTTTGCTTCATCATAAACAATGGAAGCTCCGAATTTTTCAGCCTGCATTCTGAATTTATCCATAAGTTCAAAGGGAGGTATCGGCTCAGGATATCCTGGGTAGTTTTCTATTATATCGGATAGAATAATTGTTCCCCCTGGAGCTGATTTTTCCATAACTATGGCGGAAGTTCGAGATCTCCCTGCATATATTGCTGCAGTTAAACCCGCTGGTCCGGCTCCTATAATGATAATATCTAATAAATCTTTCATAGGTATCTTTCAAGAAACTCCCTTATTTTTTCTTTCGGATGAAATCCGATTAATCTATCTTTTTCTTTTCCATTTATAAAGAGGATCATACAGGGAATACTTCTAATCATATGTTTGGATGTTGTCTTTGTATTTTGTTCAACATCGAGTTTTCCAACGATTATTTTTCCATTTAAAATCTGCGAAAGGTTTTTAAGGATTGGATTTAATACCAGACAGGGAGGGCAGGAGTTGGAATAAAAATCTATAAGATAGGGCAATTTTGAACTGTTGATTTTTTCATCAAAGTCTTCATCCGTAAGATCAACCAATTTTTCTGACATTATTATTTCTTCAAAAAATTTTTCTATTTAATCTTTTTTCTATGGCAAATTTGTAAAGATTGAGGTACTCTTTTGCAGATTGACCCCAGGAGAAATCTTGCTTCATCCCATTTTTAATCAATTTTTCCCATTTCTTTTTATCCTTATAAACTTCCAGAGCTTTTTTAATGGCATTTAAAAAATCCTCAGGGGAATAATTTTCAAATTTAAAACCATTTCCAGTCTCAGTTTTGGGATCGAATTCAATTATTGTATCATCAAGTCCACCGGTTGCCCTTACAACTGGAACAGTTCCATATTTTAGGCTGTACATCTGATTTAAACCACATGGTTCATATTTTGAAGGTATTAAGAATATATCAGCTCCAGCCTCAATTTTATGGGAGAGTATTTCATTGAATTCAATCCTTGCTGCCATTTTATTCGGGTATCTTTCCTTGAATTTTAGCAATTCATCTTCATATTTTTTATCTCCCTTTCCCAGTATTACTATCCCTAAGTCAATTTCCATGAGCTTATCCAATATTTTAGTTAATAGATCGAATCCCTTTTGTTCAGCCAGTCTTGATATCATTCCAATCAGTGGCCATTTAGGGTTTATTTTCAAATTTGTTTCTTTAATCAAATCTTCTTTATTTATTTGTTTTTTATAGATAGATCGAATTGAATAATTTGCTTTAATCATCCTATCATCAGTTGGATTCCAGACCTTATAGTCGACTCCGTTAAGAATGCCAAACAGGGAATCTCTTCTCTTTTTTAAAACACCTTCGAGTCCGCAACCAAATTCTTCTGTTTGAATCTCATGAGAGTATTTTTTTGATACTGTATTTATTACATCTGAATAAAGCAAGCCTGCCTTCATAAAATTCAGCTTTCCCCAGAATTCAAGTTTATCTGGAGTAAAATAACTCCACCCAAGACCTGTAAGAAGTATACTTTCTGGAGGAAAAAGGCCCTGGTAGGCTAAATTATGAATTGTATACACTGTTGCAGTTTCTTGAAAGATTCCATTATTAGAATAGATTGTTTTTAAGAAAAGAGGAATTAAAGCTGTTTGCCAGTCGTTGCAATGTATAATGTCAAACCTTTTGTTAGAATTGATTAGAAATTCGATGAGAACTTTAGAAAAAAATATAAATCGCTCATCATTATCCAGATAATCTCCATGACTTGTCCCATATAGTTCTTCTCTGTAAAAATATTTTGGATTATCTATAAAGTATACATCAATGTCCGAGTCAATCTTTGATGAATAAACTGCTCCTTTTACTTTTTCATTACCGAGAGAAAGAGTTATATTGTTCATTTCAAGCTGGGGGGATACAAGATCTATTTCCTTTTTCTTATATTTTGGCATTGCTAAAGCAACATTCTGATTTAATTTTGAAAGAGTTATCACGAGAGAACCGGCGACATCCCCCAGTCCACCTGTCCTTGCCAATGGAAAGGCTTCTGGGGTTACTATTAATATTTTTAAGTTAGTGTTCTTTAATTCATTAAATTTTTTCATTTTCTCAGAAGTTTTTATTTTTTTATATTAAAATATATCTATTTAAAACTATGATGTCAATTTCTATTTATTAATCATACGAAGTTTTTTGGTATGAAAGCTATCAAATATAATATAATTTTTTTTCATTAAGAAACTTTGCTTGCCTCATTTAACATTTAAAGCTTTCCACTCCACTTTAATTTTTCCTGCAATAAATCAAAAAAATTCCTGTAAGGGGATGCAATAAGCTTGAGTTGGAAAGGAGATAGAGTTACAAGTATCGGCGTATCGATCTCCATTTTTGGCCCCTTTTGACCATCTATCGTTATATGGATATCCTCGTTTGTGTTAACCATTTCTACTGATATCTTTGAATCTTCAGGCAAAATCATCGGTCTGATGGAGAGAGTGTGCGGACAGATTGGAGTAAAAATTATAGATTTTATCGAAGGTTCTGCAATTGGACCTCCAGCTGATAAGGAATAAGCAGTTGAGCCTGTTGGAGTTGATATTATTATCCCATCCCCTCTTACGCTTACCAGGAATTTTTCATTTATTGAAACCTTTAATTCAACAATTCTTGAAAGGGCACCCTTTGCAATTACCACATCGTTAAGAGCTGTAAATTCTTTTTTTTCAATTTTGATGGATAGCATAGACCTTAATGAGACAGGAGCATTTCCTTTGATAGTTTTATCTAAAATATCAAACATTTCCTCGAGAGTTGTTTCTGCTATAAAGCCAAGCGTTCCAACATTTATTCCGAGGACTGGTTTTCTTTCTTTAGCTGCGTATGGTGCAATGCTTAAGAGTGTTCCATCTCCGCCAAGAACAAGAATCAAGTCTGATTTTTCAGCTATCTCATTTCTTGAGACCCCCTTTTCCTTGCCAAGAATTTCTGCTGCTTTTTTTTCAAGAACGGGGATTAAATTGTTAGAAGATATCCATTCAAAAGAATTTTTAAGTATTTTCTGAATCTCAGGGGCATTTGGTTTTACTATTATACCAATCCTTTCAATTCTTTCCATTGAAAACTATCTCCTTTACCTTGTTAAAAATTTCATCATTACTTTTTCCATGAGTACATAGATAGAGAAAAAATTCGCGGTTACCTTTTTGACCGAGTATAGGGGATTCATAGAGATCTTTTATTATAAACTCTACTTTTTCAGAAAAATTTATAATATCGTGTAAAACGTCCTCTAAAATTTCATTCTTTTTTATTACTCCGTCTTTTCCAACTTTTCCTCTGCCTGCTTCGAATTGAGGCTTTATAAGAGCGAGGATATCTCCCTGTTGAAGGATTTCTCTTAACGGGACCAGTATTTTTTTTACTGAGATAAAAGAAACATCGATTGTGAAAAAATCAGGGATGTATTCAAAGTCGTCTTTTGTTAAATACCTTGCATTTTTTTGGAGAAGAATTACTGCAGGGTTATTTCTGATTCTTATGTCTAACTGCTTAAAATTGACATCGATACAATAGAGTTTTTTTACTCCATTTCTAATCAGTACATCAGCAAATCCTCCTGTTGATGTTCCAATGTCTCCGGCAATCCTATTTTTTAGATTTAAGTTAAAGTGCTTGATTGCTCCTTCCAGCTTGATTCCTGCTCTGCTTATATAACTTGGTTTTTCCTTGATAAAAATATTCTCATCGGTTGAGATTTTTTCGCTTGCCTTTTCAATTCTTTTAGCCTTTGAAAAAACAAGACCTTCCATTATTAACAATTTCGCTTTTTCTCGAGAATCTACAAAGCCTCTTTCAACCATTAATTTGTCTATTCTTTCGTATTTCATTTAGACTCAAGGAAATTTTTTATCCTTCGATAGGTACTCTCCTCATCAAGTTCTATTAATTTAAGGATTTCCTCTCTCTTTCCATGGGGCAGAATTACATCAGGAATTCCAAGGGATAAAATTTTCATGCTGTATTTTTGCTTAGAGTCGAAAAACTCTCTGACAGCTGACCCAAAACCTCCGTTTACAATTCCTTCTTCAGCTGTGATAAGATAATTATAATTATCCGAAAGTTCAAGAAGGAGTTCAGTATCTAAAGGTTTTACATATCTTGCGTTTATAACTTTTAAGTTTTTTCCTTCCCTTTCCAGTTTTTGTGCAACACGCAGGCAAGGGTAAACCATTGAACCTATAGAAATTATAACACCCATATCACCATCTTTTAGTATTTCGCTTTTTCCTATCGGAGTTACCCTAAATTCTTTATCTATGTCTATACCTATTCCGT is drawn from Acidobacteriota bacterium and contains these coding sequences:
- the glgA gene encoding glycogen synthase GlgA translates to MKKFNELKNTNLKILIVTPEAFPLARTGGLGDVAGSLVITLSKLNQNVALAMPKYKKKEIDLVSPQLEMNNITLSLGNEKVKGAVYSSKIDSDIDVYFIDNPKYFYREELYGTSHGDYLDNDERFIFFSKVLIEFLINSNKRFDIIHCNDWQTALIPLFLKTIYSNNGIFQETATVYTIHNLAYQGLFPPESILLTGLGWSYFTPDKLEFWGKLNFMKAGLLYSDVINTVSKKYSHEIQTEEFGCGLEGVLKKRRDSLFGILNGVDYKVWNPTDDRMIKANYSIRSIYKKQINKEDLIKETNLKINPKWPLIGMISRLAEQKGFDLLTKILDKLMEIDLGIVILGKGDKKYEDELLKFKERYPNKMAARIEFNEILSHKIEAGADIFLIPSKYEPCGLNQMYSLKYGTVPVVRATGGLDDTIIEFDPKTETGNGFKFENYSPEDFLNAIKKALEVYKDKKKWEKLIKNGMKQDFSWGQSAKEYLNLYKFAIEKRLNRKIF
- a CDS encoding TlyA family RNA methyltransferase, with protein sequence MKYERIDKLMVERGFVDSREKAKLLIMEGLVFSKAKRIEKASEKISTDENIFIKEKPSYISRAGIKLEGAIKHFNLNLKNRIAGDIGTSTGGFADVLIRNGVKKLYCIDVNFKQLDIRIRNNPAVILLQKNARYLTKDDFEYIPDFFTIDVSFISVKKILVPLREILQQGDILALIKPQFEAGRGKVGKDGVIKKNEILEDVLHDIINFSEKVEFIIKDLYESPILGQKGNREFFLYLCTHGKSNDEIFNKVKEIVFNGKN
- a CDS encoding thioredoxin domain-containing protein, which encodes MSEKLVDLTDEDFDEKINSSKLPYLIDFYSNSCPPCLVLNPILKNLSQILNGKIIVGKLDVEQNTKTTSKHMIRSIPCMILFINGKEKDRLIGFHPKEKIREFLERYL
- the trxB gene encoding thioredoxin-disulfide reductase, which encodes MKDLLDIIIIGAGPAGLTAAIYAGRSRTSAIVMEKSAPGGTIILSDIIENYPGYPEPIPPFELMDKFRMQAEKFGASIVYDEAKKIEKNNFYWKVIGNDGEYLGKAVIVATGTRHKKLGIHGEKEFTGKGVSYCAVCDGPFYKDKEIVVVGCGNSGIQEGLFLLKFVKKITFVEFLPQMTAEKILQERIMEKNNVEIFLNHELLEINGRGKIESVKIRERNTNKIKEINAHGVFIYVGLLPNSEFIKDIVKTDDYGYIITDNNLQTSEPGIFVAGDVRAGAFQQVAVSVGDGATAAHNAIKYIEDISPGF
- a CDS encoding NAD(+)/NADH kinase, giving the protein MERIERIGIIVKPNAPEIQKILKNSFEWISSNNLIPVLEKKAAEILGKEKGVSRNEIAEKSDLILVLGGDGTLLSIAPYAAKERKPVLGINVGTLGFIAETTLEEMFDILDKTIKGNAPVSLRSMLSIKIEKKEFTALNDVVIAKGALSRIVELKVSINEKFLVSVRGDGIIISTPTGSTAYSLSAGGPIAEPSIKSIIFTPICPHTLSIRPMILPEDSKISVEMVNTNEDIHITIDGQKGPKMEIDTPILVTLSPFQLKLIASPYRNFFDLLQEKLKWSGKL